The genomic segment AGTGGCATCTGGGCTGTTGATTACCTCTGTCCTCATATGCGTATCTGCTAATGATAATGGATTTCCTAGATGTAACTGCGATGATGAGGCCAGCTTCTGGACTATTGAAAGCATTCTGGAGTGTCAGAGAGTTGGTGATTTCTTGATTGCTGTGGCCTACTTCTCCATCCCCATTGAGCTGCTTTATTTTATCAGTTGCTCAAACGTCCCATTCAAATGGGTCCTGATTCAGTTCATTGCCTTCATTGTACTATGTGGGTTAACACATTTGCTCAATGGGTGGACCTATGGTCCTCACACTTTCCAACTTATGGTGGCACTTACTGTCTCTAAAATTCTCACTGCATTGGTGTCATGTGCCACCGCCATAACCCTCATTACTCTGATTCCTTTGCTTCTTAAAGTGAAGGTCAGAGAGTTCATGCTGAAGAAGAAGACATGGGATCTTGGACGTGAGTTTGATAATATTATGAGGCAAAGGGAGGCTGCAGTGCATGTAAGAATGCTTACTCAGGAGATACGCAAGTCACTGGATAGACACACTATTCTGTATACCACTTTGGTGGAGCTGTCTAAAACACTGAGCTTGCAAAATTGTGCTGTGTGGATGCCTAATGTTGATAAAACTGAGATGAACCTTACTCATGAATTAAATGGAAGGAATTTCAATTTGTCTATACCCATTAATGATCCAGATGTTGTGAGAATTAAGGGAAGCGACCGGGTGAATATACTTAGCCCCGACTCAGCACTTGCTGTTGGAAGTAGTGGAGCTTCTGGAGAGGCAGGACCAGTTGCGGCAATCCGAATGCCTATGCTACGTGTATGTAATTTCAAAGGAGGTACACCTGAACTAAGACAGACTTGTTATGCAATATTGGTCTTAATTCTTCCTACTGGAGAGCCTAGATCTTGGAGCAATCAGGAGCTGGAGATAATTAAGGTGGTTGCTGATCAGGTTGCAGTGGCTCTATCTCATGCTGCAATTCTTGAAGAGTCCCAACTTATGagagagaagttggaggaaCAAAATCGAGCTTTGCAACAGGCTAAAAGGAATGCTATGATGGCAAGCCAGGCAAGAAATGCATTTCAGAGAGTCATGAGTGATGGAATGAGAAGGCCAATGCACTCAATTTTGGGATTGCTTTCAATGATACAAGATGATAATTTGAAGAATGAACAGAAACTTATCGTGGATGCAATGCTTAGGACCAGCAATGTCCTATCAAACTTGATAAACGATGCCATGGACAACTCAACTAAGGATGATGGAAGATTTCCTTTGGAGATAAGGTCTTTTGGGTTACATTCCATGCTGAAGGAAGCAGCTTGCCTTTCAAAATGCATGTGTGTTTATGGGGGCTTTGGTTTTATGGTTGAGGTTGAGAAGTCTCTGCCAGACAATGTTATGGGTGATGAGAGGAGGGTTTTTCAGGTGATTCTACATATGGTTGGGAATCTACTACAGCACAACCACGGGGGAGGGATCCTAGTATTTCGGGTTTTTGCAGAAACTGGAAGTCAGGGAAGAAGTGACAAAGGGTGGACAGCCTGGAGACCAAGCTCTTCTAGTGGTGATGTAAATATTAGATTTGAGGTAGGGATCAACAGTAGTGATTCTGAAGTGGGGAGTTCGTCAGGACTTGGGGGTAGGAATTATAACAGTGATAGAGTTGGCGGCAGATTGAGCTTCAATATTTGCAAGAGGGTAGTGCAGGTGAGTGTCTTGAAGCTTATGTATGCTTGGATATAGTGAATGCATTAACACACTGATTTACAATGAGTAGTATTTTTCAGATTTTGGTGAGAATCCATTTTATGCAGTTCTTCAGTATCCAAATCTAATTTTTCCTTTTGTGAGCCTTTAGAAGATAAATTCATCAGGAGGATGGTTGTTTACACCTCTTTATATAGTTTGGTGTTACAGAAAAACTGaatttggttattttgtttgaaattttcattgtttgttttctctcttGCTTGAAATGTTTTAGGTAAAGCCGTGGGAGATTGAAGGTAATGCATGTTGATATTATTATCTACAGTGATATAATCCTTCAACTGTATTTTCCTTCTTGATGTCCTCGAATTCCCTCAATCATTTAGAATTCATTATATGAATTAGAGCGTAGTTTTCTACTTTCTTCAGGATTTGAATTATGTAGTGTTGTTTTATTCAGCGTGGACTGTATTCTGTGGTTCTTTTTCTTGCGTTGAATTGGTACTAAATTTCTTTCTATGATGTTAATTTCAGTTGATGCAGGGGAACATATGGTTAGTACCTTGTGCTCATGGTTATCCTCAAAGTATGACACTTCTTCTTCGGTTTCAATTACGACCATCCATTACCATAGCCATCTCTGAGCCTGGAGAAGGTTCAGAGCGTACCGATTCGAATTCAATGCTGAGAAGTCTGCAAGTTCTTTTAGTGGACAATGATGATGTAAATAGAGCAGTGACCCAAAAATTGCTTCAGAAACTAGGTTGTGTTGTAACTCCAGTTACTTCAGGATTTGAATGCCTTACTGTCATTGGACCTGCTGGATCTTCCATTCAAGTCATTCTTTTAGATCTTCACATGCCTGATTTAGATGGCTTTGAAGTTGCCACGAGGATTCGGAAGTTTAGAAGTGGAAATCGGCCAATGATCGTAGCCTTGACTGCAAGTGCAGAAGAAGATTTGTGGGACAGATGCATGCAAGTTGGTATCAATGGAGTTATCCGAAAACCAGTTTTGTTGCAAGGAATTGCTAGTGAACTCAGAAGAATCCTGATGCAGGGAAATAATATCCTGTGAGAATGGAGGGTGCAAGTTGTAACACTTAAGCATAAagtatttaagttattttaaggcACATTCTTGGTAGAATTAGAACACAGCACTCTTTGACTCTCCCTCGTGCTAGCAATTTTCAGCTTAGAGATGTTATTATTATACACACGattttcataagaaaaaaaatggtataCAGATTAGTTCCTTTCCAATGTCTTTACGTTGTTATTGCCATGTATGTAGTTTCAAATCTAGTACTTGCATCTTCCCATTATAGGGTGTGCTGGAACTCATTCTTTTAGATTAGTATCTCGTAAGAGCTCTTGAAAAAACTGTTTGAACATGTTAAACCATTCGTTTCTTGGACTGTTTAAGTTCTATATTTGTTTGTGAAAATATGTCTGCCAGTTACCATATACTATATATGTCAGCTTGAGATTTGAagcaaacaaatatatatatactttaaaatgcACACCTTACTTTTACCAGTGAACGTTATAATGAATGATGAAAAGTAGATGGTATTAAATAACGTAACACAGTAATGAATGTCTTGCAGTAATAGGATGATAAAAAATGGCATGAAAATGTCTGAAGGTTGTGCCGTCAACATTTGGCACGCAACGAGAGGGACAGGCTTTAATAACTAACAGAGTTGGATATTTGGTCTGAGATTATCGAAATGAATGAGGCAAAAGTggtggaaaaagagaaaaagaaacgtAAGAGTGTTGAAGTTGTAGTGTTGGTGCAGGTGCGTTTGCAAAAGAGGGAAAGTTTTATTGGGTTGAGAATCTGTAATCGGTTTCTCTTGGAGAGAATTATATAAACTTGATTCCAGGTATGGGCCAGATATTTTTGAAGTTGAAACCATGCATGAATCTGAGCACGTACCTAGAACACTTGTCATTTTCACGTGGACCCATCACTTATTTTAATTTCCTCGTGTCCCTAACACACTTAGCCCAACTTgccttttattatcattatttatatcTTCTGCTGGTCTATTTGTCACATTCCATTGTTTATCCTTTTTCTCACTTTCAACTTTACCCTATTCAACACCCCTACAgagtgaatattttaatataaaaaaaaaagcattgtTCGCATATTTAGTAATCTTAATTGGTGTGATGTAAACCtactttattttgaataaaaaacaaacaagtttgttttattCGAGTGTTTTGCTTTATGCTGGAAATGATGAAAATTCATTTTGACCACaagtttgttttaatttttgctGGGTAAAATTTATATTGCCTCAAATTTTAAGTTTCACTAAATAACTTGTATTGAgttgataattttatattaagttttgtAGCATACTTGTTTTCAAGGTAAAATATCCAATCCACTtcgtttgaaaattaaatttgaataaaatcaaCATCTTTcgaaataaattttgttaattccCATTCAAACACGTTAAGAAAAGGAGTTGGAGAGGGTCATAGACTTAGAGCTTTCAGAGCAAGCCAATAGGGTTGGTTCACTTTTGTTGAGTTAGACAAAATGCAGTTCATCTTGTTACACTCTGAATTAGTTGGTTCGGTGGATTCactttattttaagaaaaagagtgtggaaaaataaaaaatacaattacagaaaataaaaaagttatatatatatatatatatatatatatatatatatatatatatatatatatatataaatataaatgagttTGCTAACACACCTATGCCTGTTTTTCCAGTTAGTACATTTTAataatgtgtaccgggttttagtagacaaattgtttaactgcaagtgtttctgattttttcaattgaggctatagggatgacagagaaaaggttggagtgagagagatgaaagagaaatcaTTGAGAGAAATGAAAGATGTGAGTAAGAGAGATGCGAGTAAGGGTTTGagattttcttttagttttgagaatgaaaattattaaaatacccttaacctgaAAACTTAGAATAcatgatatataagagtatttttgtctactaaaacccggtacacattgctaaaatgtatcaactgaAAAATAAGTATACGTGCGTTAGCAAAccccctatatatatatatatatatatatatatatatatatatatatatatatatatatatatatatatatatatatatatttatttatttatttattttgtgtgtaCGTGTGGTTGTATTAAAggaatatatacattttttttaccataGTGCAAATTTTGACATAAATTAGTCAAAACAGAATTAGAAAACATTACACAAGTTAAGTTATATATCGGAGAAAAGTCGTAAATATTAAGAAcgaatttcaattttatgtgTGAAATAGGAAGTCATTATTCATTAAAACGACTTTAGCTAGTATGTTTATATGGAAGTCGTGATTGAAGTAGATGagtcttatttatttatttatttaataagaaaaatatgaaaattagttaaattaaatttgtaaaagttgTATGAATTGgttaaatattgtcatttttttCAAGTAATTTTAACTTGagaaattttgttattaatactagaaaattttattaatttaaaaacttatatttaataaaataaatatttggaaTTGGGGTTGTGTATGTAAATATGTATGTTTGTGATAATGTATTTTAATGATTAGTTAAGAAATTAGAAAAGCAATGACTGTAATTTTATCtgaataaaaattgataaataaaacaatatattattgCATATTAGATCAAATTTATTACGTGatgttaaacatattttatgctATAATCCAAATGTATATTTCTTattaagttttataattttttaaagaatacatACTGTAATAAGATATGTGTTATaagatttataatataataatatatatcaataacaatataataatataaaaagggaGTAAGTGAATTtgataattgaaattaaagaaaaatataaagaattaaaatttattgacgAAATAAACAAGTTTTCATATTATGACACTAAGATAATGCTTTTTACTTATTCAGAATTGGTTGATAATTTTGGAAACAAGTAGTAATTGGTCTTTCCGATGTCTTATGATGCTGTATTTGAGGGTCTAGTATgaaatttaatcatatatagTGAACAAAAAATAGATAGATTTTTAAGCAGATGAAATTTGACATCATAAAGCCTTATTAATGGTCTCAAAGAGCTTGAAAATGACTCGAGTTGCACCATCAATCATTTAATCTAACACTATATGACATCGGTTGACAAAGATGGTAGGGGATGATATCTCTCGAATCTCAAATTCTGAATTTTGTCATGCATATTGATGCACATGACACAAGGCcaattgttgttgggttttTTCTAAGAAGGGTAGTTATATCTTTCGGACACTAAGATATGCTCTTAACATGAACTCCTTCACTTCTTATTTAACAAGCCATGATTTTATCCTTCCAAAAGTTGTCTTAATTAAAGCATAAATGATTGAGCAAGTCATACCTTCTGTCTCCATAAAAAACTCAAGTCCACttgtaatgaaattttattgatCTAAGATACCATTTGGGGGTATGTTTAAGATTTACTTATTAGTTTCCGGTATtggtatatatttatatttttagagaaTGTTacataattaagaaaaacaattagattaatacaaaaattattattataatattataagtgTGAAATACCATTTTTTTGTTGCATcgttctttttaatttaacttttatttcaaaaattaaaatatgaaatattatttacataatttaagTCAAATTTTACTCAAACAACAATTCAAGGTtcgttatattattattattattattattagtattgtCAAAATAAGTTGGAATCCGTGAGTCAATTTGATCTACCACAAATTTGGATCGAGTTGagttgaaaaaagaaattaaaattttgatacagGTCAATTTTGAACTCGACCCACTAAGAACCTGATTTACCTGGGTTGAATTCGTAGTAAGCAAGGTTGACTCATTAACTCACATAATTTTGCTTTTTGTGATTGCTTTTAGatatatttggagtttaatatgagTTTGGattgtattatataattttgattttgaattgtctttggagtttaagatCAAGatcattttgaattaaaatttatatagatttgaattaaattttttgtttatctttttaaattaaaaaaataaaattataatgaaacgAATGAGTGAATCAACCCGTTTAATCCATCAACCTGtaataaattagattaaattttaatttttttgattcgttaataaataaatcaagTTTGATAAATGGTCAACCCGATTGAGTGGAGTTGGACTGATGATTGTTTTTGTAACTCTAAACATATTGGAAAAGTtgaatgaagaatgtttaaTGTGAAGAGAAATAGTTTTTGATGATTGATTGGgcttacatattatatatatgagaTGAGTTGCAGTTTGCAGGCGgagttatatttattatatattatggagTGAGAgggttgaatttatttttagcaAATGTTGATAAATTATAGATTTGATGGATCGTCATTAGGAAACAGACCTGAAGCTTATTATATAaaagttgaagttgaagttCCCAATATGAGAGTGGGTgctgtttttttattatgtagaTGATGAATGTTGTGCCAGGGGCTCTGCATCGCCACCCTCCTTCCTCCTACTTCATTTTTCTACTTCTCTTTCTTCCACTCCTTCACCTCATtcatttcttattatattttgatattacatTTAACATATGTAACATCACTatgaaaaaatttgagaaaaaaatattataaatttaatatgattataacaaaataagattaaatatattttctcttctaAATTTTGGTTCAATTAAATTCTTCAACTGTAAATTTAGtctttctaataattttttttaaaataatttaactttttaaaaatatttcatgaaaatatttgagttgtGTTTGATATACATTTTTTCAATGTGaattaataaatacatttaaaattttaaataaacttacagttgaaaaaaattaaattcacacCGTTATAGAATTAAGAGACTAAATTACTTtagttttcaattaaaaataaaaaatcaaaaacatatttaaagcTAAcacaaaatactaataattaagatttatttattaaaaatattaaaaagtgatgaataaTGCAAGAACATAATGAAGTAGGAGATGAAAATCATCACACGTGCAGATGGGCGTGTCTCTCTGCCTTTTCTATTTGTGGTGGTTCACATGCAGGACCTAATTATAATTGGAAATGGATCTTCATAAGATTGCAAAGATGGGTTTGTGGAATCTCCTAAGAAAAAAAGTacattgaaattattattagatatttgaGTTATTGGGTGTCAAATTTGCATGTTGGATTctgtttataaatataatttgattgtgGATGGTGTTAGTTCAGTAAGTACAGTTAGGTATTGAAATAACTTCATCACCAATAGTATCATAAGATTCAACCAAATTCTCTCATTTTGTTTCTATtctgctttctctttcttttatccTTTTTCCTTTCAATATTCGATTCCATCACCTAACACTATCACAtatcaacaacaaaatcaaataattaaacaaaaataaaataatgtttacaattttaaaactcgactaaaaataattaaacatgtaaattattcaattcttaattaagtaaaatgataatatatgtAGCTGGAAATTGCTACTGCTCATAGATTATCATCAACTCCACTATAGATTATGAAAGATGAAATCATAACAAATCTTGAACAGTATATTATTTGTGTATCATATTTTAATGCGGTTAATGttattattagattttttattttgtaggacttttttttaccaatatCTCATcggacttttttttttatcaattttacagGATATTAATTTTTACGAAGCTTTacagaaaatttatcaaaaaaaaacttcacaaaacttgttaacagtatatattaatttatactcAAAAAGccaaatgtaatatttatatttactaaataaatattgtacggaagaagataaatttaagacttaatgtttttgtatattaatatgtgttttttaattatataaacttTAGCTGCATTTAAAAGATAGataattaagtaaattttaaatccaAAACGAACCACAAGTCCAAAATTGTTTTCCGGCTAAAATGTCCGTCAGGCACGGGACTTCGTAGGCTTTTGCTTCCTGTATTCCCTTCACGTActcttcaaattttcaatattgtttctttcttttaaaagtgacttttgaaatatatattttcgaAAAAAGCCTTCTGAAACAAATTTTTCGAAACAATgtaaaatgtgttttaaaagGAGTTTTTCAGAATACATGAAATGTGATATGGAAAAAACTTTCTGAAATACATAGAATACGCTTAGGTAGGGGTTTTTAAgaacatataaaatatgttttggaaagttttccaaaataagttattttatgcatttttttcttttcttcttcctatgTAAGAGCAGTACAGTAACGATTATGACAGTAACAATGACAACAACAGTGATGGTGAGGTGCAATGGTGAATGGTGAGAtgtgtttgagttttttttatattattgatggAGTGCAGTTAGTAATTGTGGGCGTGCAGAAAGAAGCAAATACATTGACATACCATTGACCCAAACCAGATGATAAAGAATGGGCTTAAAGCCTgtactaaaattaaaagaaaaaattgatgcGAATTTCAAAGAGGGCGACACTATGCATCTGGGCGATTTTGTTAGTCATAAACTAGAACCAGTTTGAAAAGTTTAAAGTTAAGCAATAAATGCACtttttgaagaaaagagaaaaaagattgagagggttactccctacaccatcCCATATTGCTTCTTACACCACCgcactttttaaaaattttaaaactaatctttatattttaaaaaatcctacacttccatttattttcttcaatggATGTCGACATAcgttaaagaaaaaattcttcaacggataTGCCatatccgttaacggatgtgtcCACATACGTTTAAGCTTtatcatttctttttgtttttaattaattaatttattgtattaataataataatttaattaaataaaattaaattaatataagtaatatattataataatttataaattaattaaaatatattatttaaataaactaaaaattaaaaaaaaaccttaaacggacgtggcacatccgttgattataattaattaatttttttataatttaatttaattaataataattatttaattaaataaaatacattaatttattacgtaattatatataaattaattttatttaataaaataataattattaatttaatttatgtattattatttaattaaatatttaaatattttttatataattacttaagCGGATCTGCCGATGTGATCACATTCGTTAAggttttctttagtttttttagattttagtttattgtattttaaattaatatataaacgttatttaaatttttttaaaatttattacataattatatataaatttattttattttatttaataaaataattattactaatttaatttatgtattatttaattaattatttaaatattttttatataattatttaaacggTGACCACATcggttaagtttttttttagtttttagttcattattttattgtattttaaattaatatctaaatattatttaaattttttatattttaaattaatttataaagtatttaatttttttgtttttataatatattatgtaaatagaaaatattattaaaataaaatctaaaataaaaacaataaactaaaatataaaaaaagttaaaatatacaAACGATGTCATAATAATctgttgaaggtgaaacggatgttgacatccgttttatagcAAGGGTAAATTGGATATCGGGTGGTGTAGGGAgcatttggtggtggtggagggagcaacactcaAAGATTGAGAGATTATAGCCCAATTATAGAATTCTAGGTGGATGCCAAAGGCCCATATTTAGATGTAGAAAAGATAATTCTACTTTGAGTGTtactcctccaccaccacacattCTTTCCTACATctcctcaattttttttaattccaaaatcattttatttacttttaccctttaccttttttaacattttcttaaaaccctaatttttttaCTCTCTTATTCACTCAGCCGCACACCACACCCTCACACTcttactttctctcttcctctcttattctctcctctttctctttctccaaTTTCTCAGCTTTCTCTTTTCCCAATTTACCATTTCCATCAAGATTCTCTTCTCCTTTGCTTGGTTCGTGCTAGTGCTTGGTTGGTGGTGGGTTCGTGCTGTTGCTTGATTCATGGTGGGTTCGTGCTATTGCTTGATTCATGGTGCTGTGGAGTTTGGtgcttcctttgttgttgtctcTGATCCAGGTTAGTGATTCTATATGCGCCTTTGTTCTGTGATAAACGAAGAAGAGAAACGCCAAAGGCTAAAACGGA from the Vigna angularis cultivar LongXiaoDou No.4 chromosome 3, ASM1680809v1, whole genome shotgun sequence genome contains:
- the LOC108342970 gene encoding ethylene receptor 2; amino-acid sequence: MLKAVASGLLITSVLICVSANDNGFPRCNCDDEASFWTIESILECQRVGDFLIAVAYFSIPIELLYFISCSNVPFKWVLIQFIAFIVLCGLTHLLNGWTYGPHTFQLMVALTVSKILTALVSCATAITLITLIPLLLKVKVREFMLKKKTWDLGREFDNIMRQREAAVHVRMLTQEIRKSLDRHTILYTTLVELSKTLSLQNCAVWMPNVDKTEMNLTHELNGRNFNLSIPINDPDVVRIKGSDRVNILSPDSALAVGSSGASGEAGPVAAIRMPMLRVCNFKGGTPELRQTCYAILVLILPTGEPRSWSNQELEIIKVVADQVAVALSHAAILEESQLMREKLEEQNRALQQAKRNAMMASQARNAFQRVMSDGMRRPMHSILGLLSMIQDDNLKNEQKLIVDAMLRTSNVLSNLINDAMDNSTKDDGRFPLEIRSFGLHSMLKEAACLSKCMCVYGGFGFMVEVEKSLPDNVMGDERRVFQVILHMVGNLLQHNHGGGILVFRVFAETGSQGRSDKGWTAWRPSSSSGDVNIRFEVGINSSDSEVGSSSGLGGRNYNSDRVGGRLSFNICKRVVQLMQGNIWLVPCAHGYPQSMTLLLRFQLRPSITIAISEPGEGSERTDSNSMLRSLQVLLVDNDDVNRAVTQKLLQKLGCVVTPVTSGFECLTVIGPAGSSIQVILLDLHMPDLDGFEVATRIRKFRSGNRPMIVALTASAEEDLWDRCMQVGINGVIRKPVLLQGIASELRRILMQGNNIL